A segment of the Panacibacter ginsenosidivorans genome:
GGATCGCTGGCTGCATACACGATAAGCGAGGGCGGCGCAGATTGGAATAAGCTTATCGTAATAAATGCACTTACCAAACAATTATTAGATGATACGCTGGAAGTAAAATTCAGTGGCATTGCCTGGAAGGGTAATGAAGGTTTTTATTACAGCAGGTATGATAAACCAAAAGAAGGAAGCCAGTTAAGTGGTGTAACAGATAAACATAAATTATTTTATCATAAGCTCGGCACAAAACAAAGTGAAGATGTATTGATCTTTGGCGGAGACAAAACACCACGTCGTTACATTGGCGGTTACGTAACTGAAGATCAGCATTTTCTTGTGATTACCGCCGCCCAAGCTACTTATGGCAATGAATTGTATATACAGGATCTTACAAAGAAAGATGCAACGATCGTTCCCATTGTTACAGGTTTTAAAACAGAACAATCCATTGTTTACAGCAACGATGGAAAGCTCTTTATTACAACCAACAGAAATGCTCCAAATACCAAATTAGTTATTACAGATGCAGCAACCCCAACACCTGAACATTGGAAAGATTTAATACCGGAAACAAAGTTCCCTTTATCTATTTCTACATGTGGTGGCAAAATATATGCACAGTATTTGAAAGATGCTGTATCGCAGGTTATACAATACGACCTTGATGGCAAGGAAGAAACAGGAATTGAATTACCAGGATTAGGAACTGCCGGTGGTTTTAGTGGTAAGAAAGAAGAGAAAGAATTGTACTACACATTTACTTCTTATATATACCCGCCAACTATTTTTAAATATGATATTATAACGGGCAAATCATCACTCTATAAAAAATCGAATGTGCAGTTCAATGCTAATGATTATGAAAGCACACAGGTCTTTTACACATCAAAAGACGGTACCAAAATACCTATGATTATTACACACAAGAAAGGTATACAACTTAATGGGAAAAACCCAACATTGCTTTATGGATATGGTGGTTTTAGCGTTAGCCTTACTCCTGCATTTAGCATTAGTAATCTTGTGTTCATGGAAAATGGTGGCGTATATGCCGTTCCGAATATCCGCGGCGGAGGTGAGTATGGCGATGACTGGCATAATGCAGGAATCAAACTAAAAAAGCAAAATGTATTTGATGATTTTATTGCAGCTGCGGAATTTCTTATCAAAGACAATATAACATCAAAAGAATTTCTTGCAATAAGCGGAGGAAGCAATGGTGGCTTACTAGTTGGCGCATGCATGACTCAACGACCTGATCTTTTCCGTGTTTGCTTTCCTGCAGTTGGTGTTATGGATATGTTGCGTTATCACAAATTCACTGCAGGTGCGGGCTGGGCCTATGATTATGGGACAGCTGATGACAGCAAAGAAATGTTTGAGTATTTATACCACTACTCTCCTGTTCATAACGTTAAAAAAGGAACATGTTACCCTGCAACAATGGCTACTACTGCAGATCATGATGATCGCGTTGTTCCAGCACATTCATTCAAGTTTGCTGCACAACTGCAATCGGCACAAAGTTGTAACAACCCTGTGTTAATACGTATCGAAAGCAAAGCCGGTCATGGTGCGGGAAAACCAACCGCGAAAATTATTGAAGAACAGGCAGACAAATGGAGTTTTATGTTTTGGAATATGGGTATTGATTATCATTAACAGTAAACTGTCTTATTTTATTTGAAAGCATCCTTATTACAGTGATGCTCTTTTTATATACATAACCATTGTCCTTCTCTTGCAGGCTTGCATAATACCTGAAATTATATCCAATTATTCAATCTCATTTATTAAGCAATAAAAATTGAAATTACTACATTCATTTCAGGCATTTCCTGCTAACAGGAATGTAATAAATAAGTAAATTATGTAACAATAAGAAATAGTATATAACATTAATACATAAAAAAAAGATATACATTTGATTTTGTTATTGCAACCTGTTTTTGCACTTCCAACCCTGAGATGAAAAACAATTTCATGAAAACGATCTGCTCATAAGTTCATTACTATTAGCTGCAAATAAAATTGAACCGGGAAAGCACTTTTACATAATTACCTCCTTTATAATTACACCTTTTCGTGTATTGTTTTCGCTTATGCGTGATTGTACTTTTGGTTTATAGATATGAGCCTGCAACAGTTCCGTAATGCAACTGCATCCCAAATAATGATAAACAACCAAGGATTGATAGAGGCTGACAGTAATGTGGTTTGATTTTTATGCTCCCATCAGTTGAAATGCTATAAAGCATCGTTGCGTCGCACTCTTGTACTACATCAAATAATTCAAAAGAAAATATGGGCTTTTAGTTTTGACTCTGCTCAATGAATTTCCGAACGTGCAAGTGAGTGACACAACAAACGATGCCACAAAGCACAAATGCCGGTATCCAAAAAATTAATTACGATTAAAAAAAATATTTTTTACCTTAAGTTAATTATATGAATCCGTCTAAAACCACCCATGCATGCTACAGAAAGCAACCTTCCTTAACAGAACTGCCCGATTTATTTTATTACCGTTATTGTTCTGTATTATTTCATTTAACTGCAAAAAAGCAGATTCTTTGAAGCCTTTGCCCAAAGCAACCGTGTCATCGGAAATTTCAAAACTTGCGGCGGGTGATAAGCCTAACATAATTTTTATTCTTGGTGATGATATTGGTTATGAGTTACCGACTATCGACGGGGGGCAATCTTATGCAACTCCAAATATTGATAAGATGGCACAGATTGGAATGCGATTTACACGTTTTCATGCATCACCCTTATGCAGCCCTTCAAGAGTAATGTTGCTTACAGGCAAATATAATTTCAGGAACTATACTGTATGGGGAGTACTGGATACAACCAGTAAAACAATTGCCAACATGCTTAAAGATGCAGGCTATAAAACATCTGTTGTAGGCAAATGGCAATTGGATGGCGGTGATGCATCGATAAGTGCAGCGGGTTTCCAGGATTATATGATATGGAGCCCGTTTACTTCAAAGAATGGAGAAAGGGTAAAAGGAAAAGGTTCGCGGTATAAAGATCCTGTAATTTATCAGAATGCGGGCTTCTTACCTAAAACTTTGACACAGGGAAAATTTGGCGATGATCTATTTACCAATCACATAAAAGATTTTATAGACGCTAATAAATCAAATCCATTTTTTATTTATGATGCCATCTGTCTTTCACATGAACCATTTGAACCTCCGCCAAACAATCCTGATTTTGCAACATGGGATCCAAAGACAAGTACACCGGACACTAAATATTTCCCATCGATGGTTAATTATATGGATACCAAGATAGGTGAGATACTAGATAAAGTTACCGAAGCTGGTATTGCCGATAAAACGTTGGTAATATTTGTAGGAGATAATGGCACTGATGAAAGCATTGTATCACAATTCCAGGACGCTGCTTTCAGAGGAGGTAAAAGCGAAACAAATGAAGCTGGTACACATGTACCTATGTTAATGTGGTGGCAGGGAAAAATTATGCCCGGAACACAAAATGATTTTATTCTGGATTTTACTGACCTTATGCCAACCTTTGCCGATATTGCCGG
Coding sequences within it:
- a CDS encoding prolyl oligopeptidase family serine peptidase, with the translated sequence MKYLLIIFAAFISMTTIAQSRSAFTGKYPVPKTTDQADNFFGTKVSDPYRWMENDTAADTKDWVKEENLVTQFYLQQIPFRGAIKNRLTQLWNYEKYSAPFKEGSYTYFYKNDGLQNQYILYRQKENSDPEIFLDPNKFSDDGTTSLSGLEFTKDGSLAAYTISEGGADWNKLIVINALTKQLLDDTLEVKFSGIAWKGNEGFYYSRYDKPKEGSQLSGVTDKHKLFYHKLGTKQSEDVLIFGGDKTPRRYIGGYVTEDQHFLVITAAQATYGNELYIQDLTKKDATIVPIVTGFKTEQSIVYSNDGKLFITTNRNAPNTKLVITDAATPTPEHWKDLIPETKFPLSISTCGGKIYAQYLKDAVSQVIQYDLDGKEETGIELPGLGTAGGFSGKKEEKELYYTFTSYIYPPTIFKYDIITGKSSLYKKSNVQFNANDYESTQVFYTSKDGTKIPMIITHKKGIQLNGKNPTLLYGYGGFSVSLTPAFSISNLVFMENGGVYAVPNIRGGGEYGDDWHNAGIKLKKQNVFDDFIAAAEFLIKDNITSKEFLAISGGSNGGLLVGACMTQRPDLFRVCFPAVGVMDMLRYHKFTAGAGWAYDYGTADDSKEMFEYLYHYSPVHNVKKGTCYPATMATTADHDDRVVPAHSFKFAAQLQSAQSCNNPVLIRIESKAGHGAGKPTAKIIEEQADKWSFMFWNMGIDYH
- a CDS encoding sulfatase-like hydrolase/transferase, which produces MLQKATFLNRTARFILLPLLFCIISFNCKKADSLKPLPKATVSSEISKLAAGDKPNIIFILGDDIGYELPTIDGGQSYATPNIDKMAQIGMRFTRFHASPLCSPSRVMLLTGKYNFRNYTVWGVLDTTSKTIANMLKDAGYKTSVVGKWQLDGGDASISAAGFQDYMIWSPFTSKNGERVKGKGSRYKDPVIYQNAGFLPKTLTQGKFGDDLFTNHIKDFIDANKSNPFFIYDAICLSHEPFEPPPNNPDFATWDPKTSTPDTKYFPSMVNYMDTKIGEILDKVTEAGIADKTLVIFVGDNGTDESIVSQFQDAAFRGGKSETNEAGTHVPMLMWWQGKIMPGTQNDFILDFTDLMPTFADIAGIPLPTNYGPLDGKSFYAALTGSSVPTRQWIYCYYDANMQGQPDKPPIGWVQDTAYKLYDSTGLFYHYSIDLQEASPLKNSRLTPAEKSLKKQMQGILAGMHN